The segment TATCGATGCCAGTCGCTGCAACCTTGTTCCTGGTTGCAGGCACGGGCTACATTATTGGTGGCCTCCGTTCCGCTGTTATTGTGACCGCCTTTATTGCCTTTATTGCTTTAACACCTTGGTGGGATCGCGCCCTCATCACAGCCTATATGACCACCTTTGCAGTCATTATTTCCGTTATTATTGGTTGCACTGTCGGCACTTTGTGCTCTCGAAGCCCTCGGGCAACGAAAGTTATATTACTGGTGTGTGACACGTTTCAAACGTTCCCATCGTTCGTCTATTTGATTCCAGTCATCATGTTGTTTGGGGTGAGTGATTTATCAGTGCTTATTGCGGTAATCGTCTACGCCACAATCCCTGCCACACGTTACACCGTAGAAGGGTTGAGTAACGTGCCTAAATCCTTGCAAGAAGCAGGCTCCATGTCAGGGGTTAACCGCATGCAGCGTCTGTTACAGATTGAACTACCTTTGGCGTTCCCACACATCATGCTGGGCATCAACCAAACCGTCATCTTTGCTTTGTTTATGGTTATCATCGGCGCGTTCATTGGTACCGACGACTTGGGACAGCTCATCATGCAATCTTTGTCTGAAGCCAACGGTATGGGCCAAGGCATTGTTCTCGGCTTATGCGTGGCCTTTATCGGCCTGGCCGTAGACCATTTGATCCATACGTGGGCAGAGCAGCGCAAGAACGTGTTGGGGGTCGCTTAACAGGCAAGTGACCTGAGTCCATTTTTTCAGCTCGCTGAAGGCAGGTTGCCGCCCAGCATATTTTCAACCACGGCTGCATTGTAGAAGGCTTCAACCGTCTGGATTTTGTCGTCTCTGACACGAAACCAGACGGCAAGCCGCACATCCCCGATCGCTTGAAAGTTGGTCTGGTAATCCAGGATCGCGAACACGTGCTCCCCGTCGGCACTGAGCTGACGGAGGATCAGGTCTTTCTGGATGGCAACCATACCGAATTGGTAGGCCAGCATGTCATCCCGATTGAGGAACCGCATATTCGGCCCCACATATTCAAACCCCTCCGCAGCTAGCAAGGTTTTTGCCTCATCCAAACGCTGGTCATGGATATCGGTGATGAACTGGGCCACGATGTCTTTTGGTTGCATGAACAGACTCCACTTCTTGGACGGTGACGGTTTGGGTGCCTGGTAGTGTTAAATCAACGGGGTAGAGCACCAAGATCAAGAGCTTAACAGTTCGCTCAGGGATACAAGTACTATATTCTTGATTGAATAGACCTATCCATCCCGATGCGATCGGGCTGGTTTAGTCGTGTTCTCGCGAGGTTTAAATGCGCATAATTTACGGAGTTATCATTGTCGCGGTGTGCGCCGCCTCGCTGGTGGGCGTGCAAAAATGGCGCGGCCCGGTCTTGCCCGCGTTAACGGTTGAACTGATGCCGCTCGAGTTGCGCATTGTGGCCAGTGGCGAGGTGCGTTATCAGTCATTGGCACGCATTGGTAGCGAAATTACGGGTACGGTAATGGCTCGCCATGTGCGTGAAGGTGATCGGGTTAACAAAGGCGATTTACTCATCGAGCTTAACCCTGAAGAACTACAATCACGCCTGGCCCAAGCGCAAACCTTGCTTCAACAATTGCAAAAAATCAGTCGGCCGCAAGCACAGGCTGCCCTGGTTGAGGCGCGTGATAATTTACGCCAAGCCAGTCGTGAAGCGCGGCGTCGCGAAGCCCTGGCGGACAAAGGCCTGCTCTCTACCGAGCAGGCTGAACAAGCGCAGCGTATGGAGCTCAATGCCAAAACCGTTTTGACTCGCGCGCAGTTGGCTGCAGATTCCCTGGCGGCCAATAGCACTGAAGAGCAGTTACTGCAGCAGCGCATTAATAGTGCCGAAGCTGAGCTTGCGAAAACCCGTATCTATGCACCTTTCTCCGGACGGGTCCAAACTCGCAATGTTGAGCCCGGAGACCTGGTGCAACCGGGCAAGGTACTGCTGGAAATTGCCCGTAGCGACGGTCTGGATCGTGATGGCATTGCAAGCGATGGCCTCGAAGTAGTGGTCGCGCTGGATGAGAAAAACTTTGCTCCCCTGCAATTAAAACAGCCGGTTCAACTGATTGCGGATGCGTGGCCAGAGCAAACGGTGCCAGGCGTTGTGAGCTTTATCGCCCCAGCAGTAGATAGCGGGCGCGGTACTATTGATGTGCATATCAGTGTGCTGGCTGATGCCTCGAATGAGCGTCATGCCTTTCTTCAAGGCATGACGGTTTCTGCCAATATTATTGCCGCAGAGCGTGAGCGTGCCCTGGTGTTGCCCAATGATTATCTACAGTCTTACTCGAGCGGGCAGGCACAGGTTATGCGCTGGCAAAACGGTGAGGTCAACGCAGTAGAGGTGCAACTGGGTTTACGCAATATGACACACAGTGAAATTGTCTCCGGCCTGGCGGAAGGTGATGTTGTGGTACAAGCGGATAAACTGAGTGATGGCCAGCGCGCCCGCGTGCGCTTTGAACAGGCACCCCATGTCATTCGTTAGCCGTGCGGGTCGTTTACGCGATTCACTATGGATTGAGTGGCGCATTTCCTTGCGGTTTCTCGCCGATAACCCGCTACAAACCTTGCTGATCAGCGTCGCCATTTCGGTGGGCGCGGCGGTGATTGTGTTTATCACCGCGTTGATCATGGGGCTGCAAACTAACATCATCGATAAAACCCTGGGCACGCAAGCGCATATTCGTATTGAGGCCACACAGCAACACAATAACTTGTCCGCAACCCCTGATGGCAAGTACGTCTGGGCGCTGGAAAGCCCTCGCGCGCAGCGTTTACAAACCATTAATAATTGGCAGGAAGTGCGCGATGCACTGGATGAGTATGCGGTGCTGAATACCGTCTCGCCGCTTATTTCCGGGCCGGCCTTTGCGCAGAAAGGCACAGCGCGCGCCTCGGTAGCCTTAATGGGCATAAATCCCGAGCGCTATGCCGGCATTATTGAGCTGAAAGACTATCTGCGCGAAGGGCGCTTTAGCGTTGGCGCCAGTGATGTATTGGTCGGTAGCCAATTGGCTGAAGATTTAGGCCTGCGCACTGGTGACAAGTTGCGCCTGGATGCCGGTGATGATCGCCAGGCAGTGGTGAATGTGGCGGGCATCTTTGAATTGGGCGTGCGTGAGTTGGATAGCCGCTATGTCTACACCGATCTGAAACAAGCGCAAACCTTACTCGACTTACCTGGTGGCGTTACGATTTTAGAGTTAAAGATTGCGGATGTGTTCGGTGCTGAATACTGGGCACAGCGCATCAAAAAATTAACCGGTTTGCATGTGCAAAGCTGGATGGAAAGCAACGGTCAGCTGCTTAACGCGCTGAGCTCGCAATCCATGACGACAGAAATGATCCGCGTATTTGTGGCTTTGTCGGTGATCTTTGGCATTGCCAGTGTGTTGGCGGTGAGTGTGGTACAGCGTACCCGTGAGATTGGTATTTTACGCGCCATGGGCAGTTCGCAGCAGCAAATTCTGCGCGTGTTTCTATTGCAGGGTGGCTTGCTGGGCTTGGCGGGTTCGCTGTTAGGGGTGATGGTTGGCTATACCTTGGTGCAGGTGTTTAACAACTTTGGCGAGCGCTTGTTTTTCATTCGGCTGGAACCTTCTATGTTGTTTTCGGCGATCTTGATTGCCACTGCGGCAGGCGTCATTGCTGCGGTTGTGCCGGCGCGCCGTGCAGCGCGATATGATCCTGCTGTGGCGATTCGTTATGTCTGAGCCTCCGGTGTTAACGAGCTCTGCGGACCAACAAGTGGTGTTGCAGCTGGATAAACTGAATAAGATTTTTAACGCGGGTACACCGCTGGAAAATCATGTCTTGCACGATATTTCTTTGCAGGTCAGCCCTGGTGAGTTGGTGGCGTTGGTTGGTGCTTCCGGTTCAGGTAAAAGTACGCTGCTGAATGTGATCGGTTTGCTGGATGTGTCTTCATCGGGCGAACTGCGTATTCAGGGGCATTTGACTCAGGGTATGAGTGAGCAGCAGCGCACCCAGTTGCGCAGTGAGTCGATTGGCTTCGTGTTTCAGTTTCACCATCTGATCAGTGCGTTCAGTACGCTGGATAATGTGCTGATGCCGCTGATGTTGCGTTACGGAAAGCCCTCGGCAGAGCAGACGGCCTATGGCGAATATTTGTTAAACGAAGTTGGGCTGACTGACTACATGCGTCAGCCAACCAATCGTTTATCCGGCGGACAGCAGCAGCGGGTGGCGATTGCGCGAGCTTTGGTTACGCGGCCTGCGTTGGTGTTGGCTGATGAGCCAACGGGTAACCTGGATACGCAAACCGCGGATGAAGTATTTGGCCTGTTTGAGCGTTTTAACATTGAGCATCAATGCGCGATCGTGATTGTCACTCATGACACACGCTTAAGCTCACGTTGCCCGCGGACGATTCGCCTGACCGATGGCCGTATTGTTTATGATGGCGCCTCAGCGGACTCTGATGGCGTCAACGCTCACCTTTGAGGTGGGTCACACCAAGGCGCCATTAACGATGGCCCGCAACTCCTGGCGGACCGGGTAAGTCGACGAGGGGATCAGTTGCGTCATGAAGATCACCACCAGCTCCTCGACCGGATCGATAAAAAAGTTGGTGCTCGCCAGCCCCCCCCAACCATACTCACCGACCGATCCGTTGGTCTGGGATTTGGCAACGTCGGTCTTTACCGAAAAGCCCAGGCCAAAGCCACTCCCGGCATAAGGTGTCTCGCTGAACGCACCGACCGAGAGGCCCGGCAGATCCTGGCCGCCGGGCAGGTGGTTGCGACGCATGAATTCCAGCGTTTTTCGACCAATAATCCGCCGCCCCTGAAACTCTCCGCCCTGACAAAGCGCCTGGGCAAAATGAAAATAATCATCAATGGTAGAGACAAGCCCGCCGCCGCCAGACAGAAACCTGTTTTTGTGCCGGAAAGGGGACGTCTCCGGATCGTCCTGCAGCTTGAACTGATCGCCGGGCTGGTACTGATAGCAGGCCGCGAAGCGCTCAAGTTGATCGTCACGCACCTGGAAGCCTGTATCGGGCATGTCCAAAGGTTCAAAGATATGCTCGCGCAGATACTCATCAAAAGGCTGGCCAGACAGCAACTGCACCAGATACCCCAGCACATCCGTGCTGACGGAATAGTTCCAGGCCGTACCCGGTGAGAACTCCAGCGGCAGCTCTGCCAGCTGATCGACCAATGCCTCCAGCGTCAGGCTCCGGCTGCCATCAAGCTTTAACTCCCGGTAGGCTGCGTCCACGTTGGTGCGGTTCATAAAGCCATAGGTCAGGCCTGACATATGCGTGAACAGATCGCGAATGGTCATGGTGCGGGTTGCAGGTGTGGTCAGGAAATTGGGATAGACACCACTTTTATAAACCCGCAGGTTTTTCCAGGCCGGAATATACTTGTAGACCGGATCATCCAGCAAAAACCGCCCCTGCTCATAAAGCTGCATCATGGCGATAGACGTGATCGGCTTGGTCATAGAGTAAATGCGGAAAACAGTATCCCGGCAAACCGGCTTGTTGCGTTCCACATCCATCAACCCCAGGGCTTTCACATAGGCAATTTCACCTCGCCGGGCCACCAGTGTCAGCGTACCGGGAAGCTTTCCAGGCTGGATGTAGCGACGGTCAAGGTGGTCTTCAATGTTGCGAAGCTGGTCCGGCACGAGGCCGGCAAGCTGGTTGAGTTCCGTCATAGAAAGGGCATCTTCGTGTGTGGTTTTGCGATCATTGCGCCGCTATTAAACAAGGATCCTAGAGCTCGCGGCCAGTTCTATCAACGGCTCGGTTTATGCTGATAAGAAATACCTTTGCATTTTGCGGCAGTAGAGGGTACCTTACGTCTCGTTGGAAAGATTTAGCAAAGCACGTCATAAATAAGACGCTTCTCAGTTGTAACAAGTAGCATGTTCTGTTTTTGATCTCGCCAGTTTTTTGTTTCCCGCATATCGCTGACCAGTCATCATAAGATGTTCTGGCGGCACATTTAAAGATTGAATTCAGGAAAGTATATTATGTCAACTGTTACCGGTAACGTTAAGTTTTTCAACGAAGCAAAAGGTTTTGGCTTTATCACTCGCGAAAGCGGCCCAGACGTTTTTGTTCACTACAGCTCCATTAAGGGCGACGGCTTCAAGACTCTGGCCGAAGGCCAAGAAGTTGAGTTCACCGTTACTCAGGGCGAGAAAGGCCCACAGGCGGAAAACGTAGTTGCTGTGTAAATAACACGCAACACGCAGTGAAAAAGGCAGCTTCGGCTGCCTTTTTTCGTTTATGTTTGCCCAAAAATTATGTGATCCCGCCGGTAATTTCTCAGGATTAGTTTTATTCACGGATACTTCTTTCTTATTGCGGAAATCCATTAATTAGACTTAGGGAGGCTCTGATCAAAGCCTGAACCCGCTTAACTGTTCGTCAAGACGCCGGGCAACTCTGAGCAGCGACTCACTGGACTCGCTAACGCGACTGGCCCGCTGGCTGATCTGTTCGGCGGCATTATCAATGAATGTGATGTTCGAGCTGATCTCCTCAGAGACGTTACCCTGCTGCTCTGTTGCGCTAGCCACCTGGGTCATCTTTTCCGAAATAGCGGTCAGCGACCGTTTAATGTCATTGATCGTTGTCTCGGCGGTGTCTTTGGCTGCCACCACGGATTTAAGACCGGACTCACTCTCGTTAATCACCCCGATCGAGCTGGCAATACTGCTGCGTAACGCCGCAATCATCTGCTCGATTTCATTGGTTGATCCCTGGGTACGACTGGCCAGAGTACGCACTTCATCGGCGACCACGGCAAACCCGCGCCCTTGCTCACCCGCGCGCGCCGCCTCGATCGCGGCGTTCAGTGCCAGCAGGTTGGTCTGCTCGGCGATGGTGCGGATAACATCCAGCACCTGACCGATGTGTTCACTGTCACCCTTCAGCGACTCGATGGATTCGACAATAGCCTGCATATTGGATTCCAGCGCTTCGACTGCCTGCGAGACCGAATGATTCGCCTTCTGCCCCTGAACCGCAAGCTCATCCGCCTGACGGGTTGATATATCCGTATCAGAGACGTTGTTGGCAACTTCCTGTATTGAGCTGCTCATCTCGTTGATCGAGGTGGCGATGCGGCTTATTTCGGCACGCTGTTGATCAATGGCGCTGGCGTTTTCAGCGCCCAACTGGTTAATAGTCTCCGCCGCACCGTTCAGCTCGGTGCCGGTTTCACGAATTGTGCCCAGCAGCGCTTTCAG is part of the Marinobacter antarcticus genome and harbors:
- a CDS encoding nuclear transport factor 2-like protein, which gives rise to MQPKDIVAQFITDIHDQRLDEAKTLLAAEGFEYVGPNMRFLNRDDMLAYQFGMVAIQKDLILRQLSADGEHVFAILDYQTNFQAIGDVRLAVWFRVRDDKIQTVEAFYNAAVVENMLGGNLPSAS
- a CDS encoding efflux RND transporter periplasmic adaptor subunit, producing the protein MRIIYGVIIVAVCAASLVGVQKWRGPVLPALTVELMPLELRIVASGEVRYQSLARIGSEITGTVMARHVREGDRVNKGDLLIELNPEELQSRLAQAQTLLQQLQKISRPQAQAALVEARDNLRQASREARRREALADKGLLSTEQAEQAQRMELNAKTVLTRAQLAADSLAANSTEEQLLQQRINSAEAELAKTRIYAPFSGRVQTRNVEPGDLVQPGKVLLEIARSDGLDRDGIASDGLEVVVALDEKNFAPLQLKQPVQLIADAWPEQTVPGVVSFIAPAVDSGRGTIDVHISVLADASNERHAFLQGMTVSANIIAAERERALVLPNDYLQSYSSGQAQVMRWQNGEVNAVEVQLGLRNMTHSEIVSGLAEGDVVVQADKLSDGQRARVRFEQAPHVIR
- a CDS encoding ABC transporter permease is translated as MSFVSRAGRLRDSLWIEWRISLRFLADNPLQTLLISVAISVGAAVIVFITALIMGLQTNIIDKTLGTQAHIRIEATQQHNNLSATPDGKYVWALESPRAQRLQTINNWQEVRDALDEYAVLNTVSPLISGPAFAQKGTARASVALMGINPERYAGIIELKDYLREGRFSVGASDVLVGSQLAEDLGLRTGDKLRLDAGDDRQAVVNVAGIFELGVRELDSRYVYTDLKQAQTLLDLPGGVTILELKIADVFGAEYWAQRIKKLTGLHVQSWMESNGQLLNALSSQSMTTEMIRVFVALSVIFGIASVLAVSVVQRTREIGILRAMGSSQQQILRVFLLQGGLLGLAGSLLGVMVGYTLVQVFNNFGERLFFIRLEPSMLFSAILIATAAGVIAAVVPARRAARYDPAVAIRYV
- a CDS encoding ABC transporter ATP-binding protein is translated as MSEPPVLTSSADQQVVLQLDKLNKIFNAGTPLENHVLHDISLQVSPGELVALVGASGSGKSTLLNVIGLLDVSSSGELRIQGHLTQGMSEQQRTQLRSESIGFVFQFHHLISAFSTLDNVLMPLMLRYGKPSAEQTAYGEYLLNEVGLTDYMRQPTNRLSGGQQQRVAIARALVTRPALVLADEPTGNLDTQTADEVFGLFERFNIEHQCAIVIVTHDTRLSSRCPRTIRLTDGRIVYDGASADSDGVNAHL
- a CDS encoding serine hydrolase domain-containing protein; translation: MTELNQLAGLVPDQLRNIEDHLDRRYIQPGKLPGTLTLVARRGEIAYVKALGLMDVERNKPVCRDTVFRIYSMTKPITSIAMMQLYEQGRFLLDDPVYKYIPAWKNLRVYKSGVYPNFLTTPATRTMTIRDLFTHMSGLTYGFMNRTNVDAAYRELKLDGSRSLTLEALVDQLAELPLEFSPGTAWNYSVSTDVLGYLVQLLSGQPFDEYLREHIFEPLDMPDTGFQVRDDQLERFAACYQYQPGDQFKLQDDPETSPFRHKNRFLSGGGGLVSTIDDYFHFAQALCQGGEFQGRRIIGRKTLEFMRRNHLPGGQDLPGLSVGAFSETPYAGSGFGLGFSVKTDVAKSQTNGSVGEYGWGGLASTNFFIDPVEELVVIFMTQLIPSSTYPVRQELRAIVNGALV
- a CDS encoding cold-shock protein gives rise to the protein MSTVTGNVKFFNEAKGFGFITRESGPDVFVHYSSIKGDGFKTLAEGQEVEFTVTQGEKGPQAENVVAV